Within the Takifugu rubripes chromosome 8, fTakRub1.2, whole genome shotgun sequence genome, the region CAGTGTCCTCAGGCAGTGTGAAAgaaggtaaccctaaccctaacccaattcATAGCCGAGCAGCTGTTTGTGAATCCCAAAGCATGGATGAGCACAAGCATGATGATACAGCCTACAATGAGTGGTTGCTATGTGAGCAACCCTGCTGAAAGGTATAATTTTATCATGTAGCTATGGCTACACATCACTGGTGAATCGCAGGAGTGCCTTGGGGATTTCAAAGATCTTTTTCATAGAGGGCCGCTCAGAGGCAACACCAACCATGAATACATCTCTGCTCTGCACCGAGTGAGAAGATGGAAGACACAGATGTCCAAGCAGGTGTCGGTGTATTTGCATTTTATCACCCTCAAAGACAAAGACATTGCATACTGTTGTCATCAGCCGCATATGACTGTGAACCAAATGTTGGACCACCACAATCTTTATACCTTTAGGCTCAAAGCACACTCGTGTATATTATGCAGTCAGTGTGTCTGTATGAATGTTCAGCTATATTACACTGCAGCAATATTTTgtaatgagagaaaaaaaaggtgcaatCCAAGAGGTGTTTGGTGATTTGAAATATAGCGAAACAAAATCACACAGCAACATGAATCTGAAGCAAAAGTCCAGGCCCCATCCCCAGCACTGACTCTGGCATGTGCACGTTTGGCGTATCCTTTCTTGTGTCAGCCTGTGTCTGTGATCTCTGTAGGGTGCGACTGTGACGCCTTCCTTCCCTGCTGTCCTCCCAAGCACACAATGTCACACTTGCCTTCATAGTCCCcctccacacacccacacacactgtcacacttGCCCACGCAATTTCGCATACACAAGACATACTTGGACATACACACCTTTACCCCACTGTCATTGTGGTGGCTTCAATTAGTAGGTTCAGTGATTACATTATTCCTCTCGTCTGGACAGGGCTTACCAGATCTGTGTGTGCGCCAGTGTGTTTATCTCTATCCCCATGCTCTGTGTTATGCTTCCGTCGGTGTGTGGGCGACACTTGTTGTTATCGTGTGATTTTTAGTATGCATATGTGTGGGCAGGTGTGATTTTTGTGCCTTTcaactctggggggggggggggggggtgggggtggggggggggggatatcaGTGGATCCCTACAGCTTTAACACCAGGCTCTGAAGATCAGTCCTGTCACACTTGTAAAGCCCCGCTGTGCCAAGCCTGTTAGCCTATACTTCTATTTAGTCCAAATCCAAATGTCTTTTTTGCGTGTTTTTAATGAGCATCTATGAATATTCTAGTCTCTCTTGTAGTACAAACTCGGTAAAATTACAAATTATTGACTCTACTGCATTTTTTATGTTCTATGTGATGTGTATAATGTCATTCTGGAAATTAGGATGGTAGAGTTTTATCGTTTTAGTTCAGGTTAGTCTGAAAGTTTACTGGTTATTTACACTAAGGGGCAAGCTTTGGTGATAACCTGAGGTTGTTTCAAAGTTTTTAGTCTCCTGTTTTTACTGGCAACAGGTGTTAGTTTGGCTAAATGGCCTAGAACAGGTTTAGGAGAACATTCAGTGGCGAGGGGTGCTTCAGTGCTTTTGAACCTTTAAACCTTTGCTCATCCATATaatgctttcattttttttgtatcacaACCCATGGGATGTGTTCTAGATGTGtgctttgcaaaaaaaaaaactcagagAAGAACAATATGTTTTTTTATGCTTTCAGACCTCCAACTCATTTATCACAGAACAATTGCATATAGTTTGATATGGTCCATACCTAAGACATGTTGTCTTGTCTGAGCGGAAATTAGCCACTCTGCTGTCACTCTTTCCTGTCATGGAAATAGGGTCTGTTCGGACATCCTCGTTCTACACTCATTGTAATCTATTTTCCCCTCTGTACGTATTCATGTCTGTCGGCTCTGCCCACATCTTTTCCACTGCTCACCTTCTCATTCCAGCTTTCCTCTCCCCACAGCTCTATTCCATGTATTTTTTTGCATTGTGGCTCACTCCTGACCCTCTCTCTGGTGTTCCACCCACTCTCTTTGCAATAAGTACCACACCGAGTATCCATATTGGATTATTGTGTTTGCTGTTCGCCTCTGGGTAGACAATGTAATTGGCTTTATCCACAAGGGTCTCTGTCATCCTGATTCTACCAACACTACATTCGCCTTTTCATGGTGAATGGGGACTGACCTGTCCATCAAAAGACTTTGGGGACCTAGTTCTTGTGCTTCTcaggatttttaaaatgaatgtgaaCTGAAGATTATTGAGTTGATGGTGACCGTGTTACCCAACTAACAATTCAAAAactggtttttattttccatggCGGTTTTTTATTCAGTGCCACCTGCTTTCCCCACCGCGCAGACATAAACAGCCCTCAATATAATACATTCAACACTCTCCAAGTCTAATGTATTCTGAAAAGCTGTTCATCAACAGcttgattatttttaatcattCACTTTAGTTTAGTATCTCATTGATCCAGGTGAGACCATTTATGATGTTTGTCTCTTCTCTCTCATTCCCCATCTACTCTGTCTCCCCTGCTCAGGGGCGCTGCACACGAGAGAACTGCAAATACCTCCACCCACCTGCTCACCTGAAGACCCAGCTGGAGATCAATGGGAGAAATAACCTAATCCAGCAGAAGACagcggcggccatgttggctCAACAGATGCAGTTTATGATCCCCAGCACCACCATGCAGCATGTGGTCAGTGTGTGATTATGTAcaacagaagatgatgctgtgCTAAACTGTAAAATCATTTTTCAAGTCGctcttttcttttatatttcttACACAGATGTGTGGGTTTTTTCAGATACCCTTCATTGTTACATTAGCACTCTTTCTTTGCACTATTTTCTAGCAGCATGTGTTTACCCATGATCTATGTTTTATGAGATGCCCTTGGGTAAAGAATTCCAACTTCTCCGTGGGAGTTTCACTGCAGGAAATGGCTCGGCTGTAGTTGTACTGGTCAGGTGTCAGATGTGGTAaatgcagaggtgtgtgtgtgtgtgtagtagaAAAAAACACTACTGAGCATATTTATCAAGGATAGGttcagtaaaagaaaaaacagtccTGCATGTGTTTATCCTGTCACTCTTATTTTCTAAAATAACCCTTGTTTTTACCCTCTTTCCACCTACTGTGTTGGAGTATGTCTATTATGAAATTAATAAGAACATAGAAAGTATTGAGAAAGTATTGAGAAAATAATTTCTTATGACCATCACATAATTTCTTATGACCATCACATCCTGTATTTACAGCAGACGTTTCCAGTGAACCAAGGTCTGGGTTCCAGTGCAGGTTTGAGCTATACACCATACCTGACCCCCATGTCCCACAGCATGGGCCTGGTCCCCACAGATATCCTGCCCACCACCCCAGTTATTGTCCCTGGCAGTCCTCCTGTTTCTGTCACTGCTGGCTCATCATCCAACCAGAAGCTCCTGCGCACAGACAAATTAGAGGTGAGCCATTTTATCTGACACTACAGATGTGATAACCCATTATTACTAATGTTTACTGCGAGATAATGATTACATTGACACCTTACTGTGATTATGTTTGAACTTAGCTTCAGGAAACTTGTCTTTTGGATTTAATACAAGTCATTACTAACGCTAATAAACATTAACTTTCTAAAATGGAACAAATTACAAAATAACACCAATTACTTAATCATTTAATCATCCCTTTTACATTGTCCATGTAGAAAATATTTACACCAAATACAGTCATTTATGAACCCAAATAGTAAGTTATTTTCTTGGggaaacattcattttaaatattgtgttttatCCTTATTTAACGTGCTAACCTGCGAGATGTGCGTACTATTCATAAGCGATATCTGATTATGCTACCTATCGTAGACATTATTATCATATTCTGCATCACATTTATTCAGATAAACAATAATCTTGTGATGCGTGGTGCGTGGGTGTGCGCCTGTATCTGTTTTTCTCAGGGAGGGTTATCACTTAGCAACAGAATGAAGTTGGCTCTAATGAAACACTATCCCTCTGAGACACGTGCGCACTCCCACGCAAAGCTTGTGGATGGGTGCAACACACATGTACGTGTGATGTGTGTGCAtcggtttgtttttaatatgtGTGTTGTTTAAAGTTGATATGTATTTGCAAATGTGTGTCTAAAGTGTGAGTTCACGTTCAAGCGTGAGACTGTGATGAGAATGCTTCGCCATTTTCAACGTGTAGTAGTTTATTTACGTTGTGTGAAGGATAAAGAAATGCCAAGTGCACCtaaaaatattttgattttaatcATAAATAATTGTACATGGTCCAAATGTATAGTCTACGGTTTCACATATTTTAATTGAAGGCATGATCTAGTGCAAGCAATATATCTGAATGCATACCAATATCCTTTAGAGGTAAAAAGATTAAAGACAGCCAAACTATTTAAGATTAATTTGTGAAAAAtagtaaacaaagaaaaaaagttaaGTGAAATACTGGACTACAATAGGTTAAAAAAGGATAAGCGtttataaaatattaacagttcAAAATAAGtaaacagctttttttcttGAAATCGTGATGAGCTTGATGAGTGTCCcatgaaatgtttgtttgtctttgttttcttgttgtCCTTCATAATCGCCGTGTGTATTGCTTGTGCCCTTTACTCCAATTTTCGCAGGTTTGCCGCGAGTTCCAACGGGGAAACTGCGCTCGAGGTGAGACTGACTGTCGTTTTGCCCACCCGAGTGACAGCCCCATGATTGACACCAGCGACAACACGGTCACTGTCTGCATGGACTACATCAAGAGCCGCTGCTCTCGTGAGAAGTGCAAATACTTTCACCCCCCAGCCCACCTACAGGCCAAAGTTAAGGCTGCACAACACCAGGCCAATCAGACGGCTGTGGCCGCCCAagctgctgccacagctgcagccatgGTGAGAGCAGAGCACTATTTTTATTCCTACTACACTCAGTGTGCACAGAGGTAGAGCAGTAGTTACACCAGAGGCCTTGATGATATTAAGGTCTATTCCTACAAACCGGCAGATTGTGATATGTTATAACCAATTTGGACTaactcagtcactcactcaaATATTATTCTACCGAGCACTTATTTTTTCATAGTTTGCTgtgatttttacatttataacaACCTGTGCTGTTCAAAATGCTTAAAGGCACCTTTACCTTTACtctaaaaaaatatttttttttaaaattaaaataccaGGAGAGAATTTTATATGGGGTCAACTTGGCAAgttaataataaatgttttagaGTTAAAATTTAACTATTCATTAACAATTCCTTTATAgttatattttaaaatgaattcagaGTACTTTATGATTAGTTCAAATAGTCAAAATACAGCGGTACTACAGTGCTATAGACTTTAgtagcacaaaaacaaaataaatcagcaaaCGTCACTGAATAATAATGGTATATTGCCTCAGTTTGCACAACCTGTAATCATGCCCCTTCACATGAGACCTACCGCAACATAAAATGTGGAGCACTGCTTTATTACTGTATTTAACATACCCACCTCAGCTGGATTGTTCCAGTAGACTCTGGGTAATTCACTAACAATAGTCATCCCAAAGTGAGGCCATTGTATATAGTAAACAGGGTTTAGTCAGACCTAAACTCATCAGTATAATGGCACAAGAACAATCTGTTATTATCGTAACGCATTCCGCTTTTATTTTCCAATGCCCTTGGTTCATAAAGAGACAATTTGTGCTGGCTCACCcaccccatcctcctcctctacctccaccagccccccccccctctctcaatGATAAGTGCAACTCTCTGCAGATCAGTGCAAATTGAATcagggatggatgaggatgaagcCACATGGTTGGGAGATTTATGCTCCTCTGACTATAGATTAGGCTGTagaggagacaggcagacagacgggcgggGCAAGGCAGGTTTGGCAGTGTGTCCTGGCTGCACCCCACCCTCTCTAAGCCTCCCCCCAGCTGCTTGGTCCTATGGCTGCTGCACTCGCACACCTTGCACTGTGCCAGACTGACTTCTCCTCCCTTCATGGCATGGGCATGCTTTCCACGTTGACACACCTTTGTCATTGCCTGGCTCCATTTGCTGCTTTCTCTCCTTGTCCTTCCTCCATTGAGTGAGTGTGGGTTAGTTTGGTTTGCAGCTGGTTTGAAGCTGCATAAGACAAGGAAGTGGAACATAGATAAATAACAGACAGCCTGAGACCCATAACCTGATTCTGCTGTCAGCATTGGTTTCTTAATAAGCTTCCCATCAGGTGCAAAAAGCAGATTTATTTAACCATCCCCATATATTCTCCTGACAGGTTTAATGTTTATATGTGCGTCTCCTCTGCAACTTTATGACTCAATTCCCACGGTTACAAGCGAGAGATCAGCAGGCTTAACCTATGGACAACAAGTTGTTTAGTCAGCACCTTCAATCCAATTTTCTTTTACCCCTGCAGCACTTTTATTTAAGTAAAGACCCATAAAAGCTCTATTGCTACACTGCTGCAAATAAGTCCTGTTGTGATCCATAATTCATAAATATGTAAAGTAAATATGCTAGAATGTGTATACGTAGTCACACATGAAATGGTACATTTCCATTAAGACCATATTATTGAGACAAACTTGTGTTACTGTGTCACATTACAATGTGTTGCTTGCTCTTCCTCATTGTGAGGCccattgcatttttttcctttccatgTGACTTTAATTGTCCATCTTCATTTGACTAACCACAATGTCAGAGTCTTTTGACAGCACAGTGCATCAGCAATGCATTGTGGCTCTTTATTATGAAAAATTcagctaattaaaaaaaatccacatacGTGAAGCAAGAGGCTTGTGCATGGACCTC harbors:
- the mbnl2a gene encoding muscleblind-like protein 2a isoform X9 encodes the protein MALNIASIRDTKWLTLEVCRQFQRGTCSRSDEECKFAHPPKSCQVENGRVIACFDSLKGRCTRENCKYLHPPAHLKTQLEINGRNNLIQQKTAAAMLAQQMQFMIPSTTMQHVQTFPVNQGLGSSAGLSYTPYLTPMSHSMGLVPTDILPTTPVIVPGSPPVSVTAGSSSNQKLLRTDKLEVCREFQRGNCARGETDCRFAHPSDSPMIDTSDNTVTVCMDYIKSRCSREKCKYFHPPAHLQAKVKAAQHQANQTAVAAQAAATAAAMTQSTAKAMKRPLEATVDLAFPHSGLQPLPKRPALEKSNGSSSLFNPSVLHYQQALANAQLQQPAFFPTATTPATSVPYAATAPANQIILK
- the mbnl2a gene encoding muscleblind-like protein 2a isoform X4, giving the protein MALNIASIRDTKWLTLEVCRQFQRGTCSRSDEECKFAHPPKSCQVENGRVIACFDSLKGRCTRENCKYLHPPAHLKTQLEINGRNNLIQQKTAAAMLAQQMQFMIPSTTMQHVQTFPVNQGLGSSAGLSYTPYLTPMSHSMGLVPTDILPTTPVIVPGSPPVSVTAGSSSNQKLLRTDKLEVCREFQRGNCARGETDCRFAHPSDSPMIDTSDNTVTVCMDYIKSRCSREKCKYFHPPAHLQAKVKAAQHQANQTAVAAQAAATAAAMTQSTAKAMKRPLEATVDLAFPHSGLQPLPKRPALEKSNGSSSLFNPSVLHYQQALANAQLQQPAFFPTDHPEVSLRKEMECHNTTLGNPKQPLCKYYLTSPLEIQQPAC
- the mbnl2a gene encoding muscleblind-like protein 2a isoform X6, with amino-acid sequence MALNIASIRDTKWLTLEVCRQFQRGTCSRSDEECKFAHPPKSCQVENGRVIACFDSLKGRCTRENCKYLHPPAHLKTQLEINGRNNLIQQKTAAAMLAQQMQFMIPSTTMQHVQTFPVNQGLGSSAGLSYTPYLTPMSHSMGLVPTDILPTTPVIVPGSPPVSVTAGSSSNQKLLRTDKLEVCREFQRGNCARGETDCRFAHPSDSPMIDTSDNTVTVCMDYIKSRCSREKCKYFHPPAHLQAKVKAAQHQANQTAVAAQAAATAAAMAFPHSGLQPLPKRPALEKSNGSSSLFNPSVLHYQQALANAQLQQPAFFPTGSVLCMTPASSLDHPEVSLRKEMECHNTTLGNPKQPLCKYYLTSPLEIQQPAC
- the mbnl2a gene encoding muscleblind-like protein 2a isoform X10 translates to MALNIASIRDTKWLTLEVCRQFQRGTCSRSDEECKFAHPPKSCQVENGRVIACFDSLKGRCTRENCKYLHPPAHLKTQLEINGRNNLIQQKTAAAMLAQQMQFMIPSTTMQHVQTFPVNQGLGSSAGLSYTPYLTPMSHSMGLVPTDILPTTPVIVPGSPPVSVTAGSSSNQKLLRTDKLEVCREFQRGNCARGETDCRFAHPSDSPMIDTSDNTVTVCMDYIKSRCSREKCKYFHPPAHLQAKVKAAQHQANQTAVAAQAAATAAAMAFPHSGLQPLPKRPALEKSNGSSSLFNPSVLHYQQALANAQLQQPAFFPTVPMMYSATPATVSAATTPATSVPYAATAPANQIILK
- the mbnl2a gene encoding muscleblind-like protein 2a isoform X2 encodes the protein MALNIASIRDTKWLTLEVCRQFQRGTCSRSDEECKFAHPPKSCQVENGRVIACFDSLKGRCTRENCKYLHPPAHLKTQLEINGRNNLIQQKTAAAMLAQQMQFMIPSTTMQHVTFPVNQGLGSSAGLSYTPYLTPMSHSMGLVPTDILPTTPVIVPGSPPVSVTAGSSSNQKLLRTDKLEVCREFQRGNCARGETDCRFAHPSDSPMIDTSDNTVTVCMDYIKSRCSREKCKYFHPPAHLQAKVKAAQHQANQTAVAAQAAATAAAMTQSTAKAMKRPLEATVDLAFPHSGLQPLPKRPALEKSNGSSSLFNPSVLHYQQALANAQLQQPAFFPTGSVLCMTPASSLDHPEVSLRKEMECHNTTLGNPKQPLCKYYLTSPLEIQQPAC
- the mbnl2a gene encoding muscleblind-like protein 2a isoform X7 yields the protein MALNIASIRDTKWLTLEVCRQFQRGTCSRSDEECKFAHPPKSCQVENGRVIACFDSLKGRCTRENCKYLHPPAHLKTQLEINGRNNLIQQKTAAAMLAQQMQFMIPSTTMQHVQTFPVNQGLGSSAGLSYTPYLTPMSHSMGLVPTDILPTTPVIVPGSPPVSVTAGSSSNQKLLRTDKLEVCREFQRGNCARGETDCRFAHPSDSPMIDTSDNTVTVCMDYIKSRCSREKCKYFHPPAHLQAKVKAAQHQANQTAVAAQAAATAAAMTQSTAKAMKRPLEATVDLAFPHSGLQPLPKRPALEKSNGSSSLFNPSVLHYQQALANAQLQQPAFFPTGSVLCMTPASSLATTPATSVPYAATAPANQIILK
- the mbnl2a gene encoding muscleblind-like protein 2a isoform X1 — encoded protein: MALNIASIRDTKWLTLEVCRQFQRGTCSRSDEECKFAHPPKSCQVENGRVIACFDSLKGRCTRENCKYLHPPAHLKTQLEINGRNNLIQQKTAAAMLAQQMQFMIPSTTMQHVQTFPVNQGLGSSAGLSYTPYLTPMSHSMGLVPTDILPTTPVIVPGSPPVSVTAGSSSNQKLLRTDKLEVCREFQRGNCARGETDCRFAHPSDSPMIDTSDNTVTVCMDYIKSRCSREKCKYFHPPAHLQAKVKAAQHQANQTAVAAQAAATAAAMTQSTAKAMKRPLEATVDLAFPHSGLQPLPKRPALEKSNGSSSLFNPSVLHYQQALANAQLQQPAFFPTGSVLCMTPASSLDHPEVSLRKEMECHNTTLGNPKQPLCKYYLTSPLEIQQPAC
- the mbnl2a gene encoding muscleblind-like protein 2a isoform X5; this translates as MALNIASIRDTKWLTLEVCRQFQRGTCSRSDEECKFAHPPKSCQVENGRVIACFDSLKGRCTRENCKYLHPPAHLKTQLEINGRNNLIQQKTAAAMLAQQMQFMIPSTTMQHVQTFPVNQGLGSSAGLSYTPYLTPMSHSMGLVPTDILPTTPVIVPGSPPVSVTAGSSSNQKLLRTDKLEVCREFQRGNCARGETDCRFAHPSDSPMIDTSDNTVTVCMDYIKSRCSREKCKYFHPPAHLQAKVKAAQHQANQTAVAAQAAATAAAMTQSTAKAMKRPLEATVDLAFPHSGLQPLPKRPALEKSNGSSSLFNPSVLHYQQALANAQLQQPAFFPTVPMMYSATPATVSAATTPATSVPYAATAPANQIILK
- the mbnl2a gene encoding muscleblind-like protein 2a isoform X8, which translates into the protein MALNIASIRDTKWLTLEVCRQFQRGTCSRSDEECKFAHPPKSCQVENGRVIACFDSLKGRCTRENCKYLHPPAHLKTQLEINGRNNLIQQKTAAAMLAQQMQFMIPSTTMQHVQTFPVNQGLGSSAGLSYTPYLTPMSHSMGLVPTDILPTTPVIVPGSPPVSVTAGSSSNQKLLRTDKLEVCREFQRGNCARGETDCRFAHPSDSPMIDTSDNTVTVCMDYIKSRCSREKCKYFHPPAHLQAKVKAAQHQANQTAVAAQAAATAAAMAFPHSGLQPLPKRPALEKSNGSSSLFNPSVLHYQQALANAQLQQPAFFPTGSVLCMTPASSLVPMMYSATPATVSAATTPATSVPYAATAPANQIILK
- the mbnl2a gene encoding muscleblind-like protein 2a isoform X12, which codes for MALNIASIRDTKWLTLEVCRQFQRGTCSRSDEECKFAHPPKSCQVENGRVIACFDSLKGRCTRENCKYLHPPAHLKTQLEINGRNNLIQQKTAAAMLAQQMQFMIPSTTMQHVQTFPVNQGLGSSAGLSYTPYLTPMSHSMGLVPTDILPTTPVIVPGSPPVSVTAGSSSNQKLLRTDKLEVCREFQRGNCARGETDCRFAHPSDSPMIDTSDNTVTVCMDYIKSRCSREKCKYFHPPAHLQAKVKAAQHQANQTAVAAQAAATAAAMAFPHSGLQPLPKRPALEKSNGSSSLFNPSVLHYQQALANAQLQQPAFFPTATTPATSVPYAATAPANQIILK
- the mbnl2a gene encoding muscleblind-like protein 2a isoform X3, which codes for MALNIASIRDTKWLTLEVCRQFQRGTCSRSDEECKFAHPPKSCQVENGRVIACFDSLKGRCTRENCKYLHPPAHLKTQLEINGRNNLIQQKTAAAMLAQQMQFMIPSTTMQHVQTFPVNQGLGSSAGLSYTPYLTPMSHSMGLVPTDILPTTPVIVPGSPPVSVTAGSSSNQKLLRTDKLEVCREFQRGNCARGETDCRFAHPSDSPMIDTSDNTVTVCMDYIKSRCSREKCKYFHPPAHLQAKVKAAQHQANQTAVAAQAAATAAAMTQSTAKAMKRPLEATVDLAFPHSGLQPLPKRPALEKSNGSSSLFNPSVLHYQQALANAQLQQPAFFPTGSVLCMTPASSLVPMMYSATPATVSAATTPATSVPYAATAPANQIILK
- the mbnl2a gene encoding muscleblind-like protein 2a (The RefSeq protein has 1 substitution compared to this genomic sequence), whose product is MALNIASIRDTKWLTLEVCRQFQRGTCSRSDEECKFAHPPKSCQVENGRVIACFDSLKGRCTRENCKYLHPPAHLKTQLEINGRNNLIQQKTAAAMLAQQMQFMIPSTTMQHVQTFPVNQGLGSSAGLSYTPYLTPMSHSMGLVPTDILPSTPVIVPGSPPVSVTAGSSSNQKLLRTDKLEVCREFQRGNCARGETDCRFAHPSDSPMIDTSDNTVTVCMDYIKSRCSREKCKYFHPPAHLQAKVKAAQHQANQTAVAAQAAATAAAMTQSTAKAMKRPLEATVDLAFPHSGLQPLPKRPALEKSNGSSSLFNPSVLHYQQALANAQLQQPAFFPTGSVLCMTPASSLGRS
- the mbnl2a gene encoding muscleblind-like protein 2a isoform X11, producing MALNIASIRDTKWLTLEVCRQFQRGTCSRSDEECKFAHPPKSCQVENGRVIACFDSLKGRCTRENCKYLHPPAHLKTQLEINGRNNLIQQKTAAAMLAQQMQFMIPSTTMQHVQTFPVNQGLGSSAGLSYTPYLTPMSHSMGLVPTDILPTTPVIVPGSPPVSVTAGSSSNQKLLRTDKLEVCREFQRGNCARGETDCRFAHPSDSPMIDTSDNTVTVCMDYIKSRCSREKCKYFHPPAHLQAKVKAAQHQANQTAVAAQAAATAAAMTQSTAKAMKRPLEATVDLAFPHSGLQPLPKRPALEKSNGSSSLFNPSVLHYQQALANAQLQQPAFFPTGSVLCMTPASSLGRS